A region of Jonquetella anthropi DSM 22815 DNA encodes the following proteins:
- a CDS encoding UvrD-helicase domain-containing protein, with the protein MTAAVQSDEQGFALLKELLQKSALPEQAEAATSSERLTVVSAGAGTGKTWTLAWRFLWCMAQGAPAPSILTLTFTEKAAEEMRSRIAALTEGVARQAKEAGCVRLSEVLNEGRRCLDSAYISTIHGFCLRVIKETGLSLPVSPSCRLVSAPEEEFFWRQVADALEKNDAGWFANRLSCSPGRANWPSVLSSPWTADVLNGREQANDIAQFSRAAENLETARGGAPEDLWRSEGREKEVIESLRAAYEPEARAQVFRLRRILRDAAVRNLLENGKGKFASKMRALAAPFPHQENETKRGCDFLLELADALNETDDKSSKYLKATFGWSRKDLKERLKHFLPLVRIVRDGWTDDESQLRGSLAKLAALCWAVWEEHKKANNLISYSDMIVKAKRVIAAAPEWSKRFRHVLVDEYQDTDVLQDQLVTSLSQQSGAALFLVGDVKQSIYRFRHADPSLLDRRSEQARWDGKFIALNVNFRSSPAVIDAINGRFSVVYEHGLGRNLTTPYMNLRAPERADGTREAAEAGPVGELLAVAPAECTDEVPAEPQPIARQRLAKRLAERLAELKENGLTVRDRESGERRPIDWKDMTVLVPTRTQYAPLQTGFEQAGVPLRLAGNVDYYARYDIRDLSALLRFLTSGSPFDLASFLCSPLSGVPLADAQRITQLTASSPDPLSLLAQEAPALAHELADLKGEAAFFGASRVVSWLLRRDLSSVAPHKRWGVASDLRQALGQFEAFESAFGPSLLAESRFFDQACRQKLRPEAESGFFSDCAVTATTVHSAKGLEFPLVAVFGLEAAPSSRSFGLDESIHLGAVTGKWPGNLTASLSPVPPDGPRLKTIHDLAEEEPEEDEWKRLYYVALTRARDWLILAGLKTAKGDAKKKSWMALEKFCMPEAFEAASEASATEENLEAAPRERPSSAARVADGPVVRRAVHAPHLTSISASSFVLWNRCPACWRAVFRQGFQDRRENFSGEETPGGPRTGELLHWALALWDYTPQQLELILRPDGPLVPPLHLRSLWREPRTKSWIRQLIEGFTTLPSFKMACQAKLSGTLEREKPLRLDRPDNLALTGIADITWTDGACRFIRDYKTGNFHAAAQEDAVQQLRFYGTILRRTAPQRTAELDLAVVVLDPKGPREIPVTPLTDEQENDLFSAAAEQAFQAVSGPWASRCRGGVCRKKF; encoded by the coding sequence ATGACCGCCGCTGTCCAGTCTGACGAGCAGGGCTTCGCCCTGCTGAAAGAGCTGCTTCAAAAAAGTGCCCTGCCCGAGCAGGCCGAAGCGGCCACCTCGTCCGAACGGCTGACCGTCGTGAGCGCCGGGGCCGGGACCGGCAAGACGTGGACTTTGGCTTGGCGTTTTCTCTGGTGCATGGCCCAAGGCGCGCCGGCCCCGTCGATTCTCACCCTCACGTTCACGGAAAAAGCCGCCGAGGAGATGAGAAGCCGCATCGCCGCGCTGACCGAGGGCGTCGCCCGTCAGGCGAAAGAGGCGGGCTGCGTCAGGCTGAGTGAGGTGCTGAACGAAGGCCGACGTTGTCTCGACAGCGCGTACATTTCCACCATTCACGGGTTCTGCCTGCGGGTCATCAAGGAGACGGGACTGAGCCTTCCTGTGTCGCCCAGCTGTCGGCTCGTTTCCGCGCCGGAGGAGGAGTTCTTCTGGCGTCAGGTCGCGGACGCGCTGGAAAAAAACGATGCCGGTTGGTTTGCGAACCGCCTGTCCTGCTCTCCGGGCCGGGCGAACTGGCCTTCCGTCCTGTCTTCGCCATGGACCGCCGACGTGCTGAACGGGCGGGAGCAGGCCAACGACATCGCCCAGTTTTCCCGGGCCGCCGAAAACCTTGAGACGGCCCGCGGAGGCGCGCCGGAAGACCTGTGGCGCTCGGAGGGGCGGGAAAAAGAAGTCATCGAAAGCCTGAGAGCCGCGTACGAGCCCGAGGCGCGGGCCCAAGTTTTCAGGCTGAGGAGGATCCTCCGCGACGCGGCGGTCAGGAACCTTTTAGAAAACGGCAAAGGCAAGTTCGCCTCCAAGATGAGGGCGCTGGCCGCGCCGTTTCCCCATCAAGAGAACGAGACCAAGCGCGGGTGCGATTTTCTCCTCGAGCTGGCGGACGCCCTGAACGAAACCGACGATAAGTCCTCCAAGTACCTGAAGGCCACCTTCGGGTGGAGCCGAAAGGACCTTAAAGAGCGGCTGAAGCACTTCCTGCCGCTCGTTCGAATCGTTCGGGACGGCTGGACCGACGACGAGTCGCAGCTGCGCGGCAGTCTCGCCAAGCTGGCGGCTCTCTGTTGGGCCGTCTGGGAAGAGCACAAGAAGGCGAACAACCTCATTTCCTACAGCGACATGATCGTGAAGGCCAAGCGGGTCATCGCCGCCGCGCCCGAATGGTCAAAACGGTTCCGCCACGTGCTGGTGGACGAATATCAGGACACGGACGTCCTGCAGGACCAGCTCGTCACGAGCTTGTCCCAGCAAAGCGGCGCGGCCCTCTTCCTCGTGGGCGACGTCAAGCAGTCCATCTATCGGTTCCGCCACGCCGACCCGTCGCTTCTGGACCGACGAAGCGAACAGGCCCGGTGGGACGGCAAGTTCATCGCGCTGAACGTCAACTTCCGAAGTTCGCCGGCGGTCATTGACGCCATCAACGGCCGGTTCTCGGTCGTCTACGAGCACGGGCTGGGACGGAACCTGACCACGCCTTACATGAATCTGCGCGCCCCTGAACGCGCCGACGGTACGCGCGAAGCGGCCGAAGCGGGGCCGGTCGGCGAACTGTTGGCCGTCGCCCCCGCCGAATGCACCGACGAGGTGCCGGCAGAACCGCAGCCTATCGCCCGCCAAAGGCTGGCCAAACGGCTGGCCGAACGGCTGGCCGAGCTGAAGGAAAACGGTCTCACGGTCCGCGACCGGGAGTCGGGCGAGCGGCGTCCCATCGACTGGAAGGACATGACGGTTCTGGTGCCGACTCGAACGCAGTACGCCCCTCTTCAGACCGGCTTCGAGCAGGCGGGCGTGCCGCTTCGGCTGGCCGGCAACGTGGACTATTACGCCAGGTACGACATCAGAGACCTGTCGGCTCTGCTTCGGTTCCTCACGTCCGGCAGCCCGTTTGACCTAGCGTCGTTCCTCTGCTCGCCCCTTTCGGGCGTTCCGCTGGCCGACGCCCAGCGGATAACTCAGCTGACCGCCTCTTCGCCGGATCCGCTCTCCCTTCTCGCCCAAGAGGCCCCCGCGCTGGCCCATGAGCTGGCAGATCTCAAAGGAGAGGCCGCGTTCTTCGGCGCTTCCCGAGTCGTCAGCTGGCTTTTAAGGCGCGATTTGTCGTCTGTGGCGCCTCACAAGCGTTGGGGCGTCGCGTCCGACCTGCGCCAAGCCTTGGGACAGTTTGAGGCCTTTGAAAGCGCGTTCGGCCCGTCCCTTCTGGCCGAGTCGCGGTTCTTCGACCAAGCGTGTCGGCAAAAGCTCCGACCGGAAGCCGAATCAGGCTTTTTCAGCGACTGCGCCGTCACGGCGACGACCGTCCACTCCGCCAAGGGGCTCGAGTTCCCTCTGGTCGCCGTCTTCGGCCTTGAGGCCGCGCCGTCCTCCCGCAGTTTTGGCCTTGACGAGTCGATTCACCTTGGCGCGGTGACGGGAAAATGGCCGGGAAACCTGACGGCCTCCCTGTCGCCGGTCCCGCCTGACGGGCCGCGCCTGAAAACGATTCACGACCTTGCCGAGGAAGAGCCGGAAGAAGACGAGTGGAAGCGGCTGTACTACGTGGCGTTGACCCGCGCCAGAGACTGGCTCATTCTCGCCGGACTGAAAACCGCCAAGGGAGACGCCAAGAAGAAATCTTGGATGGCCCTCGAAAAGTTCTGCATGCCCGAGGCGTTTGAGGCGGCTTCCGAGGCCTCGGCGACGGAAGAAAATCTGGAAGCCGCTCCACGGGAGCGTCCCAGCAGCGCGGCGCGGGTGGCTGACGGCCCAGTCGTCAGGCGCGCAGTCCACGCGCCGCACCTGACTTCCATCAGCGCGTCGTCGTTCGTCCTGTGGAACCGCTGTCCCGCCTGCTGGCGGGCCGTATTTCGCCAAGGTTTCCAGGACCGGCGGGAGAACTTTTCAGGCGAGGAGACTCCCGGAGGCCCGAGAACCGGCGAACTTCTCCACTGGGCGTTGGCCCTGTGGGACTACACGCCCCAGCAGTTGGAGCTGATTCTGCGCCCCGACGGCCCGTTGGTTCCGCCGCTTCACCTGAGAAGCCTCTGGCGGGAACCAAGGACCAAATCGTGGATTCGCCAGTTAATCGAAGGCTTCACGACCCTGCCGTCCTTCAAGATGGCCTGCCAGGCAAAACTGAGCGGGACGCTGGAGCGGGAAAAGCCACTCCGGCTCGACCGGCCTGATAACTTGGCCCTCACGGGTATCGCCGACATCACGTGGACCGATGGCGCCTGCCGGTTTATCCGGGACTACAAGACCGGAAACTTCCACGCGGCGGCCCAAGAAGACGCGGTCCAACAGCTGCGGTTCTACGGGACGATCCTGCGCCGCACGGCTCCACAGCGAACCGCCGAGCTTGACTTGGCCGTTGTCGTTTTGGACCCGAAGGGGCCGAGGGAAATTCCGGTGACGCCCCTGACCGATGAGCAGGAAAACGATCTTTTCTCCGCCGCGGCAGAACAGGCGTTCCAAGCCGTCTCCGGGCCGTGGGCCAGCCGCTGCCGAGGCGGCGTCTGCCGAAAAAAGTTCTAG
- a CDS encoding pyrroline-5-carboxylate reductase family protein — protein sequence MKVCYDSPVIIGGGALGGAVAIGLAKSGLSPVVSHPKESRLAELEALGLRLTRDNVQALEASAGPVLFAVKPWLVKDVVRALADRLAGRVCCSMAARVSLEELKSCAPGAKWGRAIPNIAAAVGAGFAGVASDDWDEDERNAMLGLFRREGEAVWVGEKDLNAVSTLSGSAIAFVLMAAEAFIQGGLGVGMSCDDSLKAALATFEGAAKLVRETGLHPAALKDSVCTPRGTTIAGLRALEAKGFKSALIEGLIATYNAG from the coding sequence ATGAAGGTCTGTTACGATTCTCCGGTGATCATCGGCGGCGGAGCGCTCGGCGGCGCCGTGGCCATCGGCTTGGCGAAATCGGGACTCAGCCCGGTCGTGTCCCATCCGAAGGAGTCCCGGCTGGCGGAGCTCGAGGCGCTGGGGCTGAGGCTCACACGGGACAACGTTCAGGCGCTCGAGGCCTCAGCCGGCCCTGTGCTGTTCGCCGTCAAACCGTGGCTGGTCAAGGACGTCGTCCGCGCGTTGGCCGACCGGTTGGCCGGCCGGGTCTGCTGTTCCATGGCAGCCCGCGTCAGCTTGGAAGAGCTGAAAAGTTGCGCCCCCGGGGCCAAGTGGGGGCGGGCTATTCCTAATATCGCCGCGGCGGTGGGGGCAGGTTTTGCCGGCGTCGCATCCGACGACTGGGACGAGGACGAACGAAACGCCATGCTTGGGCTGTTCCGCCGCGAAGGCGAAGCTGTTTGGGTAGGCGAGAAGGACTTGAACGCGGTGAGCACCCTGTCCGGCTCTGCCATCGCGTTTGTTCTCATGGCGGCGGAAGCGTTCATTCAGGGAGGCCTGGGCGTCGGAATGTCCTGCGATGACTCGCTGAAGGCGGCTCTCGCCACGTTCGAGGGCGCGGCCAAGCTCGTCAGAGAGACGGGACTTCACCCGGCGGCGCTGAAAGACTCGGTCTGCACGCCCAGAGGAACGACGATCGCCGGGCTGCGGGCGCTGGAAGCGAAGGGGTTCAAGAGCGCCCTCATCGAAGGGCTTATCGCCACGTACAACGCAGGTTAA
- the rlmB gene encoding 23S rRNA (guanosine(2251)-2'-O)-methyltransferase RlmB: MEEKRRPFRGKAGGGRKGRDERPGRELSRDESDGLLLCWGRNPSLEQLERSGESVERVWLARGVEAEFEAQVVRLAGRTALERVDRLALDQMTGGAVHQGIALSLRRPDEVSLDDLLDQLAGGPALVILLDRCQDPHNLGSVIRTAEAAGASAVLVPKDRSVRLTGTVVKASAGAALRFPVISVVNVKRALDDLKEAGFWVVGLAGESSEPLGKLAWDQRTVLAVGAEGTGLAELTRKSCDFLARIPMSGQAESLNAGVAAALGAYEWARRFHFSGDF, translated from the coding sequence ATGGAAGAAAAGCGTAGGCCGTTTCGCGGGAAAGCGGGCGGCGGAAGGAAAGGACGGGACGAAAGGCCCGGCCGCGAGCTCAGCCGCGATGAGAGCGACGGCCTGCTGCTGTGCTGGGGGCGTAACCCGTCGCTTGAACAGCTCGAACGGTCGGGCGAAAGCGTCGAGCGGGTTTGGCTGGCTCGGGGTGTCGAGGCGGAATTTGAAGCTCAGGTCGTTCGCCTTGCCGGCAGGACGGCACTGGAACGGGTCGACCGGCTGGCGTTGGATCAGATGACCGGCGGGGCGGTTCATCAGGGAATCGCCCTGTCGCTGCGGCGGCCTGACGAGGTGAGCTTGGACGATTTGTTGGACCAGCTGGCCGGCGGCCCGGCGCTTGTCATTCTGCTGGATCGGTGCCAAGACCCGCACAACCTCGGCTCGGTGATTCGGACCGCCGAGGCGGCCGGCGCGTCGGCGGTGCTGGTTCCCAAGGATCGTTCGGTACGGCTGACTGGGACGGTCGTCAAGGCGTCGGCCGGAGCGGCGCTCCGTTTCCCTGTCATCTCGGTTGTCAACGTGAAGCGGGCGCTGGACGACCTGAAAGAGGCGGGGTTCTGGGTCGTCGGCCTCGCCGGCGAGAGCTCAGAGCCTCTCGGGAAACTGGCTTGGGACCAGAGAACCGTTTTAGCGGTCGGCGCCGAAGGAACCGGCTTGGCCGAGCTGACGAGAAAAAGCTGCGACTTTCTGGCCCGCATTCCCATGAGCGGGCAGGCTGAGTCGTTGAACGCCGGCGTGGCTGCGGCGCTGGGCGCTTACGAGTGGGCCAGGCGGTTCCATTTTTCTGGAGACTTCTAA
- the uvrA gene encoding excinuclease ABC subunit UvrA has protein sequence MTDHIVIRGAKEHNLKNVSLSIPRGKLVVITGPSGSGKSSLAFDTLYAEGQRRYVDSLSSYARQFLGVQKKPDVDDIEGLSPAISIEQKGTSHNPRSTVGTVTEVYDYLRLLFARAGEPFCPQCGKPVHRYSVDEIVDAVLGSSDGQKVEILSPVVRGKKGEFRNLFSGLRKQGFMRVRVDGGVLWLEEEIPLDKQKKHDIEVVVDRLRVDEEKRGRLAEAVQTALAASDGFVLLVTPDGERLMTEKFACPDCGVSLPDIEPALFSFNSPQGACPACSGLGCHSHFSEELAVNPDLSVRGGALLPFRGKSYMLERLEKLAPKEKLDLDAPYRELPERQRNVLMNGSPVALRLTFRMNGSYESYNGRYEGLMNWLQRRWEQTDSEQVTEDLARYRVEDECAVCRGTRLRPEALAVRYDGKNIDDLVSMPLTELRDWVSSHTADSTSLAGQVMVELSKRLDFLVDVGAGYLTLSRRADTLSGGESQRIRLATQIGSKLSGVMYVLDEPTIGLHSRDTGRLIKTLEKVRDLGNTVIVVEHDRDTIAAADYVVEVGPGSGEFGGQITHAGDREAIRSTDGLTGPYLRGQANGLVLPGRKFSPSGWLTIEGASEHNLKDLDVKIPLGGLVCLTGVSGSGKSTLMYDVLYKGLQRRMNPDFRDRPGAHRGMKGWNGLKNVALVDQSPIGRTPRSNPATYTGLFSAIRELFAQLPEAKLRGFGQGRFSFNVKGGRCEACGGAGERRVSMLFMPDVYVQCDVCGGRRYNRETLEVRFKGHSIADVLDLTVDEAAKLFEDIPSIARRLALLQKAGLGYIRLGQSALTLSGGEAQRVKLSKELSKRFTGSTLYLLDEPSTGLYYTDVAKLLKILHELVAGGNSLVVIEHNMDIICSSDYVIDLGPDGGAAGGRLVCCGTPKQLTENPVGCTAEAMAQYVRELGGWPNGRKA, from the coding sequence GTGACGGATCACATCGTCATTCGAGGAGCTAAAGAACATAACTTAAAGAACGTTTCCCTCTCGATTCCCCGAGGGAAGCTGGTCGTCATCACCGGGCCGTCCGGGTCCGGCAAGAGTTCCCTAGCGTTTGACACGCTGTACGCCGAAGGGCAGAGGCGTTACGTGGACTCGCTGTCGTCGTACGCCCGGCAGTTCTTAGGCGTTCAAAAAAAGCCGGACGTGGACGACATCGAAGGGCTTTCGCCGGCCATCTCGATTGAGCAGAAGGGGACGTCGCACAACCCGCGTTCGACCGTGGGCACCGTGACGGAAGTGTACGACTACCTGCGCCTTCTTTTTGCCCGCGCCGGCGAACCGTTCTGTCCTCAATGCGGCAAACCGGTTCACCGCTACTCGGTGGACGAAATTGTCGATGCGGTGCTCGGCTCGTCGGACGGGCAGAAAGTCGAGATCCTCTCGCCGGTCGTCCGGGGGAAGAAGGGAGAGTTTAGGAACCTGTTCTCGGGACTTCGCAAGCAGGGCTTCATGCGGGTCCGAGTGGACGGCGGCGTGCTGTGGCTTGAAGAGGAAATCCCGCTGGACAAACAGAAGAAGCACGACATCGAGGTGGTGGTTGACCGACTCAGGGTAGATGAGGAAAAGAGGGGGCGGCTCGCCGAAGCCGTGCAGACGGCGCTGGCGGCCAGCGACGGTTTTGTCCTCTTGGTGACGCCTGACGGCGAACGGCTGATGACCGAAAAATTCGCCTGCCCGGATTGCGGCGTTTCGCTGCCGGACATTGAGCCGGCTCTGTTCTCGTTCAACAGCCCGCAGGGCGCTTGCCCGGCCTGCTCTGGGCTGGGCTGTCACAGCCATTTTTCCGAGGAGCTGGCGGTCAACCCGGATCTCTCCGTTCGGGGCGGCGCGCTTCTCCCGTTCCGGGGAAAGTCGTACATGCTCGAGCGGTTGGAAAAACTGGCGCCGAAGGAGAAGCTCGACTTGGACGCGCCGTACCGCGAGCTACCGGAGCGGCAGAGAAACGTCCTGATGAACGGCTCGCCGGTCGCGCTGCGGCTGACGTTTCGGATGAACGGAAGCTACGAGAGTTATAACGGTCGGTACGAAGGACTGATGAACTGGCTTCAGCGCCGGTGGGAACAGACCGACTCGGAGCAGGTGACCGAGGACCTTGCTAGGTACAGGGTAGAAGACGAATGTGCCGTTTGTCGCGGCACTCGGCTGAGGCCTGAGGCCTTGGCGGTTCGCTACGACGGGAAGAACATCGACGACCTCGTTTCCATGCCCCTGACGGAGCTGCGGGACTGGGTGAGCTCTCACACCGCCGACTCGACCTCTTTGGCCGGGCAGGTGATGGTCGAGCTGTCCAAGCGGCTCGATTTTCTGGTTGACGTCGGGGCCGGCTACCTCACCTTGAGCCGGCGGGCCGATACCCTTTCGGGCGGCGAAAGCCAGCGTATTCGTCTGGCGACTCAGATCGGCTCGAAGCTGTCGGGGGTCATGTACGTGCTGGACGAGCCGACGATCGGCCTTCACAGCCGGGACACCGGCCGGCTGATCAAAACGCTCGAGAAGGTTCGGGACCTGGGCAACACGGTTATCGTGGTGGAGCATGACCGGGACACCATCGCGGCGGCTGACTACGTCGTGGAGGTCGGCCCGGGCAGCGGCGAGTTCGGCGGACAAATAACCCACGCCGGCGACCGGGAGGCCATTCGGAGCACGGACGGGCTGACCGGTCCGTACCTGCGGGGGCAGGCCAACGGGTTGGTTTTGCCCGGCAGAAAATTTTCCCCGTCCGGCTGGCTCACGATCGAAGGGGCCAGCGAGCACAACCTGAAAGATTTGGACGTGAAGATCCCGTTGGGCGGATTGGTTTGTCTGACCGGCGTTTCCGGCAGCGGCAAGTCGACTCTTATGTACGACGTGCTGTACAAGGGACTTCAGCGCCGGATGAACCCTGACTTTCGGGACCGGCCGGGCGCCCATCGGGGCATGAAGGGCTGGAACGGCCTGAAAAACGTCGCTCTGGTGGACCAAAGCCCGATCGGCCGGACGCCTCGGTCAAACCCGGCGACCTACACCGGGCTGTTCAGCGCCATTCGGGAGCTGTTCGCCCAACTGCCGGAGGCGAAGCTTCGCGGTTTCGGTCAGGGACGGTTCAGCTTCAACGTCAAGGGCGGCCGGTGCGAGGCCTGCGGCGGCGCGGGAGAGCGGCGCGTTTCAATGCTCTTCATGCCGGACGTCTACGTCCAGTGCGACGTGTGCGGCGGCCGTCGGTACAACAGGGAGACGCTGGAGGTTCGGTTCAAGGGCCACTCGATTGCCGACGTGCTCGACCTGACGGTCGACGAGGCGGCGAAGCTGTTCGAGGATATTCCGTCGATTGCCCGCCGGCTGGCCCTGCTGCAGAAAGCCGGGCTGGGGTATATCCGGCTCGGGCAATCGGCGCTGACACTGTCCGGCGGCGAGGCCCAGCGGGTCAAGCTCTCCAAAGAGCTGAGCAAACGGTTCACCGGCAGCACGCTGTACCTGCTCGACGAGCCGTCGACCGGCCTGTACTATACCGACGTCGCTAAGCTGCTGAAAATCCTTCACGAGCTGGTGGCCGGCGGCAACAGCTTGGTGGTCATCGAGCACAACATGGATATCATCTGTTCGTCCGATTACGTCATCGACTTGGGGCCGGACGGCGGGGCGGCCGGCGGGCGTTTGGTGTGCTGCGGGACGCCGAAACAGCTGACGGAAAATCCGGTCGGCTGCACTGCTGAGGCGATGGCTCAATACGTTCGGGAATTGGGAGGCTGGCCGAATGGAAGAAAAGCGTAG